A part of Aegilops tauschii subsp. strangulata cultivar AL8/78 chromosome 2, Aet v6.0, whole genome shotgun sequence genomic DNA contains:
- the LOC109770896 gene encoding cytochrome P450 89A2-like yields MEAAVAYLLLLPLATCAMLLPLLLLLPALRPSKASRLPLPPSPPAVPVLGPLLWLWRARSRLEPAIRELHRRHGPVLSLGFLSPRPAVFVSGRRVAHRALVQRGHAFASRPPAIAPFVVLTSAQRTVSSAPYGPLWRSLRRNLTSGVLHPARVAGLFAPARRWALAILASDLEDESSRSEGGVVTAVECLQFAMFSLLTYMCFGSKLPAGRVRQIEAVQRELFSSYIGFQVFAFCPALTTRLFRRRWRKVLSIRSKQEELFLPLITARRERSVLTANGDDGSLAHCYVDTLLAHRLPKEEEDGGERALTDAEMVSLCTEFLTASVDTTVTALQWIMANLVRQPEIQARLQDEIDAAITDDHDAVAEEDLSSMRYLKAVVLEGLRRHPPAHFLLSHAAPTEASLDGLRVPAATSVNFSVADVSLDEEVWGQPEEFRPERFLDGGEGAGVDLTGSREIRMMPFGAGRRICPGLGLAMLHLEFFVANLVRRFEWSAAEDGGGVDLAERPEFTVTMERPLRARVAPRRPRELFTQNHHTWGQAKPTSGACLSG; encoded by the exons ATGGAGGCCGCCGTCGcgtacctcctcctcctcccgctcgCCACCTGCGCCATGCTCCTCCCACTCCTCCTGCTGCTCCCGGCCCTTCGGCCGTCCAAGGCCAGCCGCCTCCCGCTGCCCCCGTCCCCGCCGGCCGTCCCGGTGCTCGGCCCGCTGCTCTGGCTCTGGCGCGCGCGCTCCCGCCTCGAGCCGGCCATCCGCGAACTGCACCGCCGCCACGGGCCAGTCCTCTCCCTCGGCTTCCTCTCCCCGCGCCCCGCCGTCTTCGTCTCCGGCCGCCGCGTCGCCCACCGCGCGCTCGTCCAGCGCGGACACGCATTCGCCAGCCGCCCGCCCGCCATCGCGCCCTTCGTCGTCCTCACTTCCGCCCAGCGCACTGTCAGCTCCGCGCCCTACGGCCCGCTCTGGCGCTCTCTCAGGCGGAACCTCACCTCCGGCGTCCTCCACCCCGCACGCGTCGCAGGCCTTTTCGCGCCCGCGCGGCGCTGGGCGCTCGCGATCCTCGCCTCCGACCTCGAGGACGAGTCGTCCCGGAGCGAGGGAGGCGTGGTGACCGCCGTCGAGTGCCTCCAGTTCGCAATGTTCTCGCTGCTCACGTACATGTGCTTCGGAAGCAAGCTGCCGGCCGGCCGCGTACGGCAGATCGAGGCCGTGCAGAGGGAGCTCTTCTCCTCCTACATCGGCTTCCAGGTCTTCGCCTTCTGCCCGGCGCTCACCACGAGGCTATTCCGGCGCCGGTGGCGGAAGGTGCTGTCCATCCGCAGTAAGCAGGAGGAGCTGTTCCTGCCACTGATCACAGCAAGAAGAGAACGGAGCGTGCTGACGGCTAACGGCGACGACGGCAGCCTGGCGCACTGCTACGTCGACACGCTCCTCGCGCACCGGCtccccaaggaggaagaggatggCGGCGAGCGCGCGCTGACCGACGCCGAGATGGTGAGCCTATGCACGGAGTTCCTCACCGCCAGCGTCGACACCACGGTGACCGCACTGCAGTGGATCATGGCGAACCTGGTCCGGCAACCGGAGATCCAGGCGAGGCTACAGGACGAGATCGACGCGGCGATCACCGACGACCATGACGCCGTCGCGGAGGAGGACCTCTCGAGCATGCGCTACCTGAAGGCGGTTGTCCTGGAGGGGCTGCGGCGACACCCGCCGGCGCACTTCCTGCTGTCGCACGCGGCGCCGACGGAGGCGTCGCTGGACGGGCTCCGCGTGCCGGCGGCCACGTCGGTGAACTTTTCGGTGGCGGACGTGTCACTTGACGAGGAGGTATGGGGCCAGCCAGAGGAGTTCAGGCCGGAGCGGTTCCTGGACGGCGGGGAGGGCGCCGGGGTGGACCTGACGGGGAGCCGGGAGATCAGGATGATGCCGTTCGGGGCCGGCCGGAGGATCTGCCCCGGCCTCGGGCTGGCGATGCTGCACCTGGAGTTCTTCGTGGCCAACCTGGTGAGGCGGTTCGAGTGGTCTGCtgcggaggacggcggcggcgtcgacCTCGCCGAGAGGCCGGAGTTCACGGTGACCATGGAGCGGCCGCTGCGCGCGCGCGTGGCGCCCAGACGCCCCCGGGAGTTATTTACCCAAAACCATCACACTTGGGGCCAGG CGAAACCGACAAGTGGGGCCTGCCTGTCGGGCTGA